Proteins encoded in a region of the Zea mays cultivar B73 chromosome 2, Zm-B73-REFERENCE-NAM-5.0, whole genome shotgun sequence genome:
- the LOC100276454 gene encoding uncharacterized protein isoform X2 — protein MATSTAAATALLRPRPAVPAKRRCLHAVAGWTTMRRRGAAGVVRAFFNPLGDERILREAIKEPVAFMGGVFAGLLRLDLNEDPLKEWISRTVEASGIAEENSSEESSEADQNDAPQQIEIE, from the exons ATGGCGACTTCTACGGCTGCTGCCACTGCACTGCTCCGCCCCAGGCCGGCAGTTCCAGCCAAG AGGAGGTGCCTCCATGCGGTTGCTGGGTGGACGACGATGAGGAGGAGGGGAGCTGCAGGGGTCGTGCGAGCTTTCTTCAACCCTCTCGGGGATGAGCGCATCCTCCGAGAAGCCATCAAG GAGCCAGTAGCATTCATGGGTGGTGTGTTTGCTGGCCTCTTGAGGCTTGACCTGAATGAGGATCCTCTCAAGGAATGGATAAGTCGGACAGTGGAGGCTTCTGGAATAGCTGAGGAAAACAGCTCTGAAGAATCAAGTGAGGCAGATCAAAATGATGCACCTCAGCAAATTGAGATTGAGTGA
- the LOC100276454 gene encoding uncharacterized protein isoform X1: MATSTAAATALLRPRPAVPAKLAQRRCLHAVAGWTTMRRRGAAGVVRAFFNPLGDERILREAIKEPVAFMGGVFAGLLRLDLNEDPLKEWISRTVEASGIAEENSSEESSEADQNDAPQQIEIE; the protein is encoded by the exons ATGGCGACTTCTACGGCTGCTGCCACTGCACTGCTCCGCCCCAGGCCGGCAGTTCCAGCCAAG TTGGCGCAGAGGAGGTGCCTCCATGCGGTTGCTGGGTGGACGACGATGAGGAGGAGGGGAGCTGCAGGGGTCGTGCGAGCTTTCTTCAACCCTCTCGGGGATGAGCGCATCCTCCGAGAAGCCATCAAG GAGCCAGTAGCATTCATGGGTGGTGTGTTTGCTGGCCTCTTGAGGCTTGACCTGAATGAGGATCCTCTCAAGGAATGGATAAGTCGGACAGTGGAGGCTTCTGGAATAGCTGAGGAAAACAGCTCTGAAGAATCAAGTGAGGCAGATCAAAATGATGCACCTCAGCAAATTGAGATTGAGTGA
- the LOC103646163 gene encoding uncharacterized protein has product MASSTAIATARAHDAAVYGAAGTHSNLRSFLDSVTPVVKAHTVPMASYLPLSNGYYEKIADGVRCFYLGDLWNSFYEWSACGVGTSVCIAPGETVVQYFVPYLSAIQLYTNTRNAPVSQSMIYDGRFDRNNHYSVGMYTHGYQAPLRMPTIGVEGKGELFFKYFEPDSPYERIPFADKVYELCYSCPSLSSLSSAELSPSSWMSVFWYPTSHVPMKNRKDLNTCFLTYHSLSTCKDIVALDSMQAFNHMSLAPFGLATYKLDAKVWASPNSGDQEHISSLFDASQSWLKEHNIHHYDFNYFAHRCSSK; this is encoded by the exons ATGGCAAGCTCCACTGCGATTGCGACTGCGCGCGCCCATGATGCTGCTGTTTATGGCGCGGCAGGGACCCACTCCAATCTGAGGAGTTTTCTTGACAGTGTTACGCCGGTTGTAAAGGCGCACACGGTCCCTATGGCATCCTACCTTCCATTG TCAAACGGATATTATGAAAAGATTGCAGATGGGGTTAGATGTTTCTACCTTGGAGATCTTTGGAATTCATTCTATGAGTGGAGCGCCTGTGGCGTTGGTACTTCAGTGTGCATCGCTCCGGGTGAGACAGTGGTTCAATACTTCGTGCCATATCTTTCAGCAATTCAGTTGTACACCAACACGAGAAATGCTCCTGTTTCACAAAG CATGATTTATGATGGAAGATTCGATCGGAATAACCATTATAGTGTCGGGATGTACACTCATGGATATCAAGCACCATTACGCATGCCCACTATTGGAGTTGAAGGGAAGGGGgagttgttcttcaagtattttgAGCCTGACTCCCCTTACGAGAGGATACCTTTCGCAGACAAG GTATATGAGCTTTGCTATAGTTGTCCTTCCCTATCATCTTTAAGCAGTGCAGAGCTCTCACCATCAAGTTGGATGTCCGTTTTTTG GTATCCAACAAGTCATGTCCCTATGAAGAATAGAAAAGATCTGAATACTTGCTTTTTGACCTACCATAGCCTTTCAACATGCAAAG ATATTGTTGCTTTAGATAGCATGCAAGCCTTCAATCATATGTCACTTGCGCCGTTCGGCCTTGCAACATACAAGTTAGATGCCAAAGTGTGGGCAAGTCCAAACTCCGGTGACCAAGAGCATATTTCCTCTCTCTTCGATGCATCACAATCATGGCTAAAGGAGCATAACATCCACCACTACGACTTCAACTACTTTGCCCATAGATGCTCCTCCAAATGA